The Cannabis sativa cultivar Pink pepper isolate KNU-18-1 chromosome 8, ASM2916894v1, whole genome shotgun sequence genomic interval taaaaattgtatttttttttatttataataagtgaattttgttttgtgtgtttttgAATTAAGGTTGAGTACCATATGTGAGGAATATCACAAACACTCCAAAGAGAAGTTATGGCCTGCTAAGCATGaggtaattaatatatatatatatttgtgattattgtttttttatttgttggtATTTTGTTTGATTTAATGGAAAAAGAATATATGAGTGTTAATTATTTTCCATAAAGATGTTAAGAAACATCAAGTATGGTTTCTAAGAACAGATCTACAAAAAGAAGGTGCGGCTATTttatattcttattattatttaattaataacagatctagcacatatatatatatatatatatatatattataaaatatattattctgTCCCTCTTCCCTTTTTATTGCAAAATTTCAGAGAAAGGGTtgtgattattatatataatattaattttactattACACAGACACATCACTAAAttaatagttaaatttgttttctttaaaaaatacaagaaaacgCTGAAGAAAAGAACAAAGCCAgaaaaatgcagaaattaattaattaaggagaaaacttttttatattatatttggttAGGATTATCAATCATTACTTCGGATCAATGTATATCTTTATATGATCTTAATGAGGATACTTATAGAGTAGATGGTGtataatatcaataaataatcacataaataaatatagtaatattgattaatttcttttggtaattattaattaattaaacacgtACGTATATGCAGAACCTGCACAATGAAATTGAAATGGTCAAAAAAGAAAATGAGAACATGGTGATAGAGCTgaggtatatatttatatctttcactatatattattaattccacaaataaataatttatttatttcttagtaGCTAATAGCTTAATTAATTTACATTTATATTCATGATcccaatattatattatatataggcaCCTGAATGGACAGGATATCAATCTGAACCACTATGAACTGATACCTATTGAGGAGGCACTTGAGAATGGTCTTATAAGTGTTCGTGCCAGAAAGGCAAGTTAACTAATAAAAAGCTCCCCTTAATCAATCTTTATAAATTTGGATTGTACTCTATACATATAAATTAGGGTATaagtttaatattatttttaccatagctattttaaattataatttttctttaattttgttaGTATATAAATTCCGTTAACTAATGATGTAGAATTTATACtaacgaaattaaaaaaaaattacaattttataaatattaagttttgtcacttacaaatttaaaaatttaaataattatactgCTATAAATTAATCTATATACATATCGAATATGGctaacacatttttttttgtgtgttttctGCTCTTTGTTACATATGAGTACAGTCGGAGTTAGTTAACATTCTTAGGCAAAATGTAAGTGACACAAATTAGTGAGTTTTTCATTTCACAATTCCTTGAGTTACATAAATAATTCTtataaatatatcatatatatatatatatatatataaatgtgtgtTATGGTGGTTATAGCTGGAAGCTAAAGAGGAAGAGCATAAGCGCCTCATTTGCGAGCTGGTATGTTCATCAATCATATCATGGTTTGCTCTATCTTATTattagttttcttataataatatttaatttctatttatttttgctcagaaaatcaatatatatatatatttatatatatggtacCTGTTTTCTTATACGATAGATGCATGCTTGTCTGCTGCACACATGCatagagatatatatatatataacgatAATGATGAGTTAGTCATGTCAATTGTCAGCACTGAAGAAATAACACTTGATTttgatatatttataataaattaaggAAAACAAACGTGTATAGCTGAACAACATATACTATGAGCAAATAGATTATATATTTGATAAGACTACTGATCCGTCTCTTATTATTTGTCAATTTAATATGGGCACTGCTTTTACTCACTTTAAATGTgacatatattatttattaaattaaaatatgtaacaGTATGTCATCTTTTGTGTTGCTTAAAGTCTTAAGGTGTCTTTTAGTATTTGAGTATTGCAATTTTTTGGCCTTATGAAGAAACACCACTCCAACTCAGGGGCAATAGTTGGAGTTAATTTCTCTTGTTAAACTtacatttttgtaattaatgaatggattgtgtatgtatgtatatatatgcagCACCAAAAGATGGAAGTAGTAGGGGATCATGGGTAtcataatcatcatcatcatcatgatcAGAGGCTGAATTTGAGGGACTACAATAATGCCCATATGCCTTTAGCCTTCCGTGTCCAGCCTATGCAGCCAAATCTCCAAGAGAGAATTtagtattatttatatatatatatatgatcatcaTTATATATAAGAGATCTCACTATAATTAAAGTGATTATTATTACAAGCTTGTTTTATCAGTTAAAGTCTGTATTGCTAATTAAGGACTAATTAAAAGACTTCTTATATATATGTTGTGGGAGAGATATATAGTCAATGTGTGTGGACGGTAATTGCCTTATCCCCTTTTGTGGttatcaattaatatataaatgatatattGCAATATTATTAATGTTCAATAATGAGTTACTTTTGTAAAGGAAGAGGCTCAATCTTTTATTGTTTTCTGATCATGTATTCAAGGTTTctagttaaattttaaaacaaattaagaATAAAGATGGTTTATATTTTTGGGCTAATTAATTAAGAGAAGtgctaagggaactctctatcCCACTCTCTTTTGCACTCTCCTTTTAATGTGATGACAAATGTCATATATTCAGCAAtagttatttttacttaataattagttatgttattttaatgttattacAATTGTGCCATTAGtacttttaatataattattctactaacttttctttataaaagaattaactacattaagaataaaaataaaaaaaaaacatttacatatattttaaaataaaaaaaataacaattaatatttatataaaaattgtaagtttttttttttttaagaaattacgcaatataaaaattaatacaacttaaatttttttttttataaagggtaataatttttttttatgattattatagttatattatttatcaatataaataCACCAATAAACcatcaaatatatttatatatgtaattaaatactttttctttttgtggTATTTacgtgtatttttttttcatataaagtattgcatatatatatatctactaATAGAATAGACGCATACACTGTTGTGTACTCATCCTgatgtataataaaaataagtatatatataagctaaataatagtTCAAACAtttatctataaatatattttactgtaAAAAGTAAAGCAAATTAAATTGAgctactataatttttttttccatcattgactttttttttctaaaaaaaatacatctaTGACctagtatattaatttttttgaacaataatatattaatttattgaaCATCATgctatattaaataaagaaaataattaaaaaaatatttgaaaaatattatattacaagTGGAGTAAATCTTCacttgtataaaaaaaataaaaaacaacttaaaaataGAGTGTTGAATCCCCCCAAAAAAAACTAGTATTGTATAATAAAAagaactaataaaataaaataaaaaaatagtacaaaaagattaataataataataattttaagtcattgatttttttttaatagtattaacttttgtatacattaaacttattatacttttaactttaaaaaaaacttacaattaATCTATGTATAATTTGTAttgtacttttttaattttttaattgtgattatttttttcttccaaatatatatctttttacttgtaattaagtaaaaataaaaaattaataaagtaattagattataataaataactagtcattataaaataatttagttaGAATGGCATAATTGTAATAATATTAGAATATCATAACTAAAtattaaacaaaaacaaacctTACTCAAAATTTGACATTTGTCATTACATCAAAGAGAGAGTGCAAAAGAGAGTGGGATAGAGAGTCTCCTTAGCACTCCTCATTAATTAAATAGCCTCTGGTCTTTTTGGCTAAAGAATTAATTATTAGTCACATGAGGGGACAACTTCCCCAAAAAAATCTCGACAATCAAACTGGTCTTCTTGGGTTGTgtagtgtgtatatatatatatacacactgaGAATTACTggtcttaagagaaaaaaacaTGCTTGAGTTCGGGATGGGGAGGTTTACAGTTTACTCTATTAATGTTGCTAATTTTAGGTAAGCCCATTAGTTAGCCTGGTTATATGGACTAGGCAAATGCAAATGTCCAAGCTGAGAAGACATAATTGAATTTTACATACCTTCTAATGAATTTATGTGTAAGTcaattattttacatttttgaGGTTTatctaataaattattttatcttaacACGTGATCTCGTGAACTCTTAATAATTTACAAGAATTATTAATACACGTACAAAaactttatgtatttttatttttatacactgtttattttttaattttattttgcagTTACAGAATGCATTAGCAACGAAATATTTATTTCGTTaccaatattattattttgtaatcaattaaattaattgataaattggtaattataaaacataaaatttcaTCTTAAAACACTAAATTTTATGATAAATTGATCATGTTAATATGTTTCTTCTCATTTTTAGTTCATATTATGAGCTTTACCATTTAAACTTAAACAAGAAAATGTATTcacaagaaagaaaaaaaaaaatagagattgAAAcgcttaaaaattaaaaactaatataacaaatttctaaaaaaaaatcgaaaaaatatatctatctatatattaacaaaaaaagtGAATTATATATGGTAAAAAAGTTAGAACAAGTTAAGTTAATTAGTGAATCtgaatttactaaaaaaaaaaaaagcaattatATGTTAAAAGATGCGAACAAGTTGATTTAATTAGTGGATCCGAaatttctccaaaaaaaaaaatcacatagtAAAAAGGTATGAACAAGTTGAATCAAATTGTATGAGCAGCAAATGGTAGATTGGATTGGACCCTACGTGGTTCTATGAAAGtgaaattacatttattaataatgctTGAAACAAACCAAGTTGACCCATATGGTATTATGGATGATGACCTGCCAACAACCCACATTGTACACTCAATACTTTATTATTCTTAATGAAGAAAAAACAAATACTAttaatgattgattgatgttgttACAGATCCTAGAACAAATGAAAAGGTGCATAGTTTGATTTGAGTATAGTTGAGAAGAGGGAGCACACAAAACAATGGCAGCTCAGATTTGGGATTGTAAGAAACAAGTTATACCATTCATAGCCATGGCTGCAATGGAATGCATTAATGTGGGCTTAAATACCTTATACAAAGCAGCCTCTACCAAAGGATTGAGCTACTTTGTTTTTGTTACATATTCTTATGCTTTTGGCTCAATTACTCTGTTACCCCTTCTCTTCATCTTTCCAAGGTattctttccttttttcttcttaattttcTAGCATTTTACTTAGTTAACATAAACTTTCAAGTTCAACCATGTTGAAAAATTGTCtatatcattatatatatgCAGAAGAGGAGGACTTCCACCATTCACAACTTCCATTTTCTACAGAATTGTCCTGCTTTCAGTTATAGGGTATGAATGAAATCCATTTTCACTTGACAAATCTCTATGTGTGAAGACTTTTCTTTTTGGTGATATTTTCTGGCAAAACAGGTTTGGAGGGAATATGTGTATATTCAAAGGTATAGAATATAGTTCTCCAACTCTTGCTACAGCTATGAGCAACCTTTCTCCAGCTTTCACTTTTGTATTGGCTGTCATTTTCAGGTTCTAATCCTTAAAGTTTCTTCCTTTATTGaaattattatgttttgttCTTCTATgagtatatataataatgtgtTATGACTCACTTAAAGGATGGAAACTCTGGACTTTAGAAGATCAAGCACTATAGCTAAAACCATAGGAACTTTACTTTCAATATCAGGAGCTTTAATAGCAATTCTCTACAAGGGAACCAAAATATTCTCTTCTCCATCTAAAGAAACACCTTTTTCAGTATTTGACTATTCTCTGAGAACATCACAACCCAATTGGGTTCTTGGTGGTCTTTTACTTGTTGCCTTCTGTGTACTAGTCTCAATTTGGTACATTCTTCAGGTAACTCACTTTCAACTACAGCTCATAAGAAAAATACAGAGTGTTTTTGTTTAAATTAAACATGTTGTTGCAGACCCAACTCATTAAAGAATACCCAGCTGAGCTAACAGTGGTGGTCCTATACTCCTTATGCACAGCAATTGTTGGAGCTGTTGTAAGCTTCATAGTAGGAACAGACATAAATGATTGGACATTGAGGACTGACAAAGCATTAGTTACCATTATACTCTATGTAAGTACTAAAAAAACTCTCTTTCTTTTCCCACCTCATAACATTATTAGAGCGGACCACCACGAGTTATTTAGTGTAGTGATAGGGATGTTTTTGTTGGCATCTTATTTTTTAGGGTCAAGGGTTCGAATTCTAACACAGCCTTTCATAGAAGGGTTTATACTTGACCTTTTAGGAAGCTAGTTTGTTGTTGTGGTGTCATCCTTGATAAGATGGGAACCTTCGAGATACATACCAATGATGACGAATAAGAGTGTCATAGGACTCAAACACGTACTATTGTGTAATGTGTCATACACCCTAACCAATCAAACTGTAAATATTTGTCATACACTTTGAAAAGTGTGAGCCCTAAGTACGGGCCTAGCCTCCTATGCTTAGGGCCGGCCCTGCGATAACCTAGTTAAGAAAGAATGAGATATAAGATCCTTATAATTGGCACGTGGTCTAAAAAACACTAGTAGAGGGATTTGATTTATATTTTGTCTAGAAAAGAAAAGATGTAATTTATGTTTCATTTCAGGGATTCTTAGGCCCAAGCTTCAGTGCAGCAGTTCATACATGGGGTTTGCTCTTGAAAGGGCCAGTCTATGTCTCAATCTTCAAGCCATTTTCAATTGTTATTGCAGCTGTTATGGGTGTTATTTTCCTTGGTGATGCTCTCTATATTGGGAGGTACTACACTTTTTttcatttctttcttttgaaGCTTAATTAGAATTAGTacctattaatattattagaccAAAGGAACCAGCTAACTCTAATTATACTGCTAATTTGCTTATTTTGTAACATAAATGTTTTGTAGTGTAATTGGAGCAACAATACTGTTATTTGGGTTGTATGCTGTGGTTTGGGGAAAAGCAAAAGAGGAAACCAGTAAAGATTGTGCCTCAAAAGACTTGGAAACTTCAACTGAAAATAAGACCCCTTTGTTGAGGAGTTGAGAgttcaatatataaatatgtatttatatataataataacaatatgtatttatatataataataacaatatgtaTTAGATTATGGTAGATTCTGTTGTcacattttttgttttttcttttctaaattaAGTTAACAAATAAAATATGCATGTGGcatcatatataataattaataaaaaagagaACACTAGTAAATAATAGTAGAGGATGGGGAATGAGAActtaattttcaatatttttggtGATTTGGTAGTACATTTTTTTTCcacattattaaaattttatgtgGAGTTTATTTGAAAAGTAGGTGAGAAAAATGATGtgctaaaaattaaatataaattgacaTAAACTAAAAATGGGAGATTGGAAATCTAAGGAAGAAGTTGTGCCATTTGCAGCTATGGCTGCAGCTGAGTGTAGTATGGTTGGTCTACATATTCTGTATAAATCAGCTACTTTGAAAGGCTTCGCCTTCTTTGTTTTCATGGCCTATTCTTATTCTTTGGGCACCCTTCTTCTCTTCCCACTTTGCTTATTTTTCTCAAGGTAATAAACATTTTTAACATACCATAACTTCATTCAATCAAAACTAACATATTTACATTATTTTGGTTTAACTTTTGCAGAAGATCACCCCTTTATTTAAGTGGACTATTATTTACAAACTAATCCTCCTTTCACTTATtgggtatatatttatatgtatgaaCTTCACAAGGGAAAAATAACCCTTACAaactattcttcttcttcttctcagtTCTCAACAAGGGCCCAACAATTGTATCATCTCAATCTGCACCAGTAAAATCAGTATTACAATCTCATTCCCTTGATCTACAAAAACCACTGTCAAATTGGGCTTTAGGTGGTTTTTTAGTTGCTACAGAGTTCCTTCTCAACTCAATTATTTCAAAGAGAGAAAAAGTTATGAACattaatacattattataaaattGGAATTTTCTCTTTATAGGCACAGATCCTGAAAATATACCCTACTGAGCTTATAGTGGCCTTCATGTACTGCCTTGGTGTGACCATTTTTACTGTACCTATAAGCTTTATGGTAAAAAGGGGAGTTTAGTGATTGAACACTGAAACCTGATATTAAATTAATCACAGTTATATACTCTGTAAGTTATCATGAACACATCATTAGGCTATATTTTACAAGGTGTTTGTGATATGTCTAACTGAAAATgctttcttattatttttagacATTTCCAGGCCCAGTCTTCATAGCCTCTATTGTCTCTTGTTGCTTGCCTTCAAAAGGGCCTCTTTATATCTCAATTTTCAAGCCATTAGTCATTGTTATTGCTACTGCTGCAAGTTTCATATTCTTTAGAGATGGTCTCCATCTTCGGAGGTACAttcaattttctttttgtttttgtttttgtgtgttTGGAGCAACAATATTGTGACTTGGGTTTTATGTTGTGTGATGGGAAAAAGCTAAGGAAAAGAATTATGGTAAGTTGGGAGCCTCTTCATCTAGTGGAAAGAAGACCCCTTTGTTACAAAGCCAAATAATGATTGATCATTATTATGTACATTGACTTTATAATGGATTGATAAAGATCCAAAACCTTATGCAAATAATGTTCTCTATATTTGGTTGTCATTATTGAGTCATTACTAGTTATCAAGATCgaccaattttattttattttcttttatcttatCAAACAACCACTTTGGATAAATGAGTGGGGTTAAATTGATTTGACATATACAAAGGGACTCCTATTAAGCGTTTGAATCCTTGTTTTTATCATATAAAAACATTGAATTTTCATTTTAAGGTTTTCAAGGtacaattttacaaatattatggtttttttcattaaaaaaaattaattgtgtgggattttttttttttaaaaaaaaaagaaaatatacgGAGA includes:
- the LOC115699531 gene encoding floral homeotic protein PMADS 2, whose product is MGRGKIEIKKIENTSNRAVTYAKRKAGIFKKAKEIAILCDVKVSLIIVSGSGKMDAMCSPDNSLSTICEEYHKHSKEKLWPAKHENLHNEIEMVKKENENMVIELRHLNGQDINLNHYELIPIEEALENGLISVRARKSELVNILRQNLEAKEEEHKRLICELHQKMEVVGDHGYHNHHHHHDQRLNLRDYNNAHMPLAFRVQPMQPNLQERI
- the LOC115699527 gene encoding WAT1-related protein At5g40230: MAAQIWDCKKQVIPFIAMAAMECINVGLNTLYKAASTKGLSYFVFVTYSYAFGSITLLPLLFIFPRRGGLPPFTTSIFYRIVLLSVIGFGGNMCIFKGIEYSSPTLATAMSNLSPAFTFVLAVIFRMETLDFRRSSTIAKTIGTLLSISGALIAILYKGTKIFSSPSKETPFSVFDYSLRTSQPNWVLGGLLLVAFCVLVSIWYILQTQLIKEYPAELTVVVLYSLCTAIVGAVVSFIVGTDINDWTLRTDKALVTIILYGFLGPSFSAAVHTWGLLLKGPVYVSIFKPFSIVIAAVMGVIFLGDALYIGSVIGATILLFGLYAVVWGKAKEETSKDCASKDLETSTENKTPLLRS